In Bacillus cereus ATCC 14579, a single window of DNA contains:
- a CDS encoding TerC family protein gives MDLEFLTSVLMIVGIDVVLGGDNAIVIALASRNLPESKRNKAILIGTLLAIVLRIILTILAVYLLDIPFLQLIGGVLLTLIAVNLLTDNSNDLSSIQGKTTLFQAVRTIVFADLVMGFDNVIAIAGAAHGRFLLVIIGLLISIPIIIWGSKLILILMERFPFLIYCGAAILAYTAGKMVTHEDRLATFFHNNPSFTTSIPYLFIFTILCIGFIVQQVRLRNVKH, from the coding sequence ATGGACTTAGAGTTTTTAACATCCGTACTAATGATTGTCGGTATCGATGTTGTATTAGGTGGTGACAATGCAATCGTCATCGCACTAGCTAGCCGAAATTTACCTGAATCGAAACGAAATAAGGCTATTTTGATCGGTACTCTTTTAGCGATTGTACTAAGAATCATCCTTACTATACTAGCTGTCTATTTACTCGACATTCCATTTCTACAATTGATTGGCGGGGTTTTACTTACATTAATTGCAGTCAATTTATTAACCGATAATAGCAACGATCTTTCTTCTATTCAAGGAAAAACAACTTTATTTCAAGCTGTGCGGACAATTGTTTTCGCGGATCTCGTTATGGGGTTTGATAATGTTATTGCCATTGCAGGTGCAGCTCACGGGAGATTTTTACTCGTCATAATCGGCTTACTCATTTCTATCCCGATTATTATTTGGGGCAGCAAACTTATTTTAATACTTATGGAACGATTTCCATTCCTCATTTATTGCGGTGCAGCGATTCTTGCCTATACTGCAGGAAAAATGGTTACACATGAAGACAGACTTGCAACCTTTTTTCATAACAATCCAAGTTTCACTACAAGCATTCCTTATTTGTTCATTTTCACTATTTTATGCATCGGCTTTATCGTACAACAAGTTCGATTACGCAATGTGAAACATTAA
- the pepF gene encoding oligoendopeptidase F: MSEQNKAKALPDRNEIEEASTWRLEDIFQTDAEWEKEFQAIKELLPKLTEFKGKLGDSADNLLEALQYEDEISMRLGKLYTYAHMRYDQDTTNSVYQALNDRATNLYSQVSSSTAYIVPEILSISEDTLQTFLKENRDLSVYEHALEEITRQRPHVLSEAEEALLAEASEVMSSSSNTFGMLNNADLKFPSIKGEDGEEIEITHGRYIQFLESDDPRVRKDAFKAVYETYGKFKNTFASTLSGAVKRNNFNARVRKYDSARQAALSNNNIPEAVYDQLVETVNDNLHLLHRYIDIRKRALGLDELHMYDLYTPLVPEVKMNVKYEEAQDLLLKSLNVLGDEYVDILKEAYENRWVDVYENKGKRSGAYSSGAYGTNPYILMNWHDNVNNLFTLAHEFGHSVHSYYTRKTQPHVYGDYSIFVAEVASTCNEALLNDYLLKTTEDKKERLYLLNHYLEGFRGTVFRQTMFAEFEHIIHKKVQEGHAVTPDMLTEIYYDLNKKYFGDALVIDEEIGLEWSRIPHFYYNYYVYQYATGFSAATALSKQILEEGQPAVERYINEFLKAGSSDYPIEVLKKAGVDMASPEPVKEALQVFEEKLNELEALLFEEK, translated from the coding sequence ATGTCTGAACAAAACAAAGCGAAAGCATTACCAGATCGCAACGAGATTGAAGAAGCAAGTACGTGGCGATTAGAAGATATTTTCCAAACGGATGCAGAATGGGAAAAAGAATTCCAAGCTATTAAAGAGCTATTACCGAAGTTAACTGAATTTAAAGGGAAACTTGGTGACTCTGCGGACAATTTACTTGAGGCATTGCAATATGAAGATGAAATATCAATGCGATTAGGTAAGTTATATACATATGCTCATATGCGTTACGATCAAGATACAACAAACTCTGTATATCAAGCATTAAATGATCGTGCAACAAATTTATATTCACAAGTATCTAGTAGCACAGCGTATATTGTGCCTGAAATTTTATCGATTTCAGAAGATACATTGCAAACATTCTTGAAGGAAAATAGAGATTTAAGTGTATATGAACATGCATTAGAAGAAATTACACGTCAACGCCCGCACGTATTATCAGAAGCTGAGGAAGCTTTATTAGCGGAAGCATCTGAAGTAATGAGTTCATCAAGCAATACATTTGGTATGTTGAATAACGCGGATTTAAAATTCCCATCTATTAAAGGGGAAGACGGAGAAGAAATAGAAATTACACATGGCCGTTACATTCAGTTTTTAGAAAGTGATGATCCTCGTGTTCGCAAAGATGCATTTAAAGCTGTATATGAAACGTACGGAAAATTTAAAAACACATTCGCAAGTACGTTAAGCGGAGCAGTAAAACGTAATAATTTCAATGCGCGTGTTCGTAAATATGATTCTGCTCGCCAAGCTGCACTGAGCAATAATAATATTCCGGAAGCAGTATACGATCAACTCGTTGAAACAGTAAATGACAACTTACATTTATTACACCGTTACATCGATATTCGTAAGCGTGCACTAGGACTTGATGAGCTTCATATGTATGATTTATATACACCACTTGTACCAGAAGTGAAAATGAATGTGAAATACGAAGAAGCGCAAGACCTTTTATTAAAATCTTTAAACGTACTTGGTGATGAATATGTTGATATTTTGAAAGAGGCATATGAAAATCGCTGGGTAGATGTGTATGAGAATAAAGGAAAACGAAGCGGGGCATATTCATCTGGTGCATATGGAACAAATCCGTATATTTTAATGAACTGGCATGATAATGTAAATAATTTATTTACACTTGCTCATGAGTTTGGTCATTCGGTGCATAGTTACTATACAAGAAAAACACAACCGCACGTATATGGTGATTATTCCATCTTCGTAGCAGAAGTGGCATCTACTTGTAATGAAGCACTTCTAAATGATTATTTATTAAAAACGACAGAAGATAAGAAAGAGCGTCTATATTTATTAAATCATTATTTAGAAGGGTTCCGTGGTACTGTATTCCGTCAAACGATGTTTGCAGAGTTTGAACATATTATTCATAAGAAAGTACAAGAAGGACATGCTGTTACGCCAGACATGTTAACGGAAATTTACTATGATTTAAATAAGAAATATTTCGGTGACGCTTTAGTAATCGACGAAGAGATTGGTTTAGAATGGTCTCGTATTCCACACTTCTACTACAACTATTACGTATATCAATACGCAACAGGATTTAGTGCAGCGACAGCTCTATCTAAACAGATTTTAGAAGAAGGACAACCAGCAGTAGAACGTTATATTAACGAGTTCTTAAAAGCAGGAAGCTCTGATTATCCAATTGAAGTGCTGAAAAAAGCAGGAGTAGATATGGCATCTCCTGAACCAGTAAAAGAGGCACTACAAGTATTTGAAGAGAAATTAAATGAATTAGAAGCATTATTATTTGAAGAAAAGTAA
- a CDS encoding ClpXP adapter SpxH family protein encodes MDKQEAKHINMPSPSACEHKSVEAYLFIDPLCKDCWEIEPFIIKLWLEYGKYFSIRHIVTGKVDGTNASSHKWNKPANIRFVWEKTTSLQGFSCDGKVHMQEASSTPYLVSMAIKAAELQGRKAGSKFLRKLQEYIFLENVSNPDCELLLACAKDSNIDVEEFKKDLHSASAKKAFQCDLKFTNEMHITEIPSLVFFHANSDEEGIKIAGNYSYDVYVQLLKELVKCEIEPEPLPPLEVLLEATQFISSKEVAFIYDCPQQEIERELKKLQLKRKVQMIEVKCERYWKWIAKEKDLV; translated from the coding sequence ATGGATAAGCAGGAAGCAAAGCATATAAATATGCCATCTCCTTCCGCATGCGAGCATAAGTCTGTAGAAGCATATTTATTTATTGATCCACTTTGTAAAGATTGCTGGGAAATTGAGCCTTTTATTATTAAACTATGGCTTGAATACGGGAAATACTTCTCTATTCGTCATATCGTAACAGGAAAAGTGGATGGAACGAACGCTTCCTCACACAAATGGAATAAACCTGCTAATATTCGATTTGTGTGGGAAAAGACAACCAGTTTACAAGGTTTTTCATGTGATGGAAAGGTACATATGCAAGAAGCATCGTCAACACCATATTTAGTTTCGATGGCAATTAAGGCAGCGGAGTTGCAAGGCCGAAAAGCAGGTTCGAAGTTTTTGCGAAAACTCCAAGAATACATTTTCCTTGAAAATGTATCAAACCCTGACTGCGAACTATTACTTGCATGTGCGAAAGATAGCAATATTGATGTAGAAGAATTTAAAAAAGATCTACATTCTGCTAGTGCAAAAAAAGCTTTCCAATGTGACTTGAAATTCACGAATGAAATGCATATTACAGAAATACCTTCCCTCGTCTTTTTTCATGCGAACTCAGATGAAGAAGGTATTAAAATCGCTGGAAATTATTCCTACGATGTATACGTACAATTATTGAAAGAACTTGTAAAATGTGAAATTGAGCCAGAACCATTACCACCTTTAGAAGTGTTACTAGAAGCAACACAATTTATATCTTCAAAAGAAGTAGCATTTATTTATGATTGTCCGCAACAAGAAATTGAACGCGAACTAAAAAAATTACAACTGAAACGAAAAGTACAAATGATAGAAGTAAAATGCGAACGTTATTGGAAATGGATAGCAAAAGAAAAAGACCTGGTGTAA
- a CDS encoding peptide ABC transporter substrate-binding protein, giving the protein MKKKMPVFVVSTVAMSMMLGACSYQKDEPQANAKGDSGKSGAKQVINLIETQEIPTMDPALSADAVSSRVMGNTMEGLYSLGKDDKLVPGVAKEFQKSEDGKKYTFKLREDAKWSNGDPVTAKDFVYAWQRAINPDTAAKSAYIMYDIKNAEKINKKEMSPDQLGVKAIDDYTLEVELDNSIPYLVDLMVYPIFYPVNEKFVKEQGTKFGLEANTTLYNGPFTLSDWQHERSFKMTKSASYWDNKEVKIEEVNFNIVKDTSTPINLYETNAIDRASLLAEFIDKYKGKPDFQTVEDTSVFFLRLNQKDPALANKNIRKAISLAFDRKPFVDTLLNNGSKPATGLIPDNFIKGPDKKDFRAVNGDIVKPNVKEAKKYWEAGKKELGKNEIELELLNEDVELSKKTGEYLKGELEKNLPGLTVKIKQQPFAQKLKLEDAGDYVMSFSGWSADFPDPITYLDMFVTDGSQNKMKYSNPKYDEIIMKAKKDGSDVNARWKNLLEAEKMLLDDAAIVPVYQRGRAYLQRDSIKNMYNHKYGGDLSFKWASVEK; this is encoded by the coding sequence ATGAAAAAAAAGATGCCAGTTTTTGTAGTATCAACAGTAGCAATGAGCATGATGTTAGGGGCATGTAGCTACCAAAAAGATGAACCGCAAGCGAACGCAAAAGGGGATAGCGGGAAAAGCGGTGCGAAGCAAGTTATTAACTTAATTGAAACGCAAGAAATTCCAACGATGGATCCAGCGTTATCAGCTGATGCAGTTTCTTCAAGAGTAATGGGTAATACGATGGAAGGCTTATACAGTTTAGGAAAAGATGATAAGCTAGTTCCTGGTGTAGCGAAGGAATTCCAAAAATCAGAAGATGGTAAAAAATATACATTTAAATTACGTGAAGACGCAAAATGGTCAAATGGTGATCCTGTGACGGCAAAAGATTTCGTATACGCATGGCAAAGAGCGATTAACCCAGATACAGCTGCGAAATCAGCGTACATTATGTATGATATAAAAAATGCAGAGAAAATTAATAAAAAAGAGATGAGTCCGGATCAATTAGGGGTAAAGGCGATTGATGATTATACATTAGAAGTGGAATTAGATAATTCAATTCCATACCTTGTAGATTTAATGGTATATCCAATCTTCTATCCTGTGAATGAAAAGTTTGTGAAAGAGCAAGGTACGAAGTTTGGTTTGGAAGCGAATACAACGCTTTATAACGGACCATTTACATTAAGTGATTGGCAACATGAACGTAGCTTTAAAATGACAAAGAGCGCGTCATATTGGGACAATAAAGAAGTGAAGATTGAAGAAGTAAACTTTAATATTGTAAAAGATACATCTACGCCAATTAACTTATATGAAACAAATGCAATTGATCGAGCGTCGTTATTAGCGGAGTTTATTGATAAATATAAAGGAAAACCAGATTTCCAAACAGTAGAAGATACATCTGTATTCTTCCTTCGTTTAAATCAAAAAGATCCAGCTTTAGCAAATAAAAATATTCGTAAAGCAATTTCACTTGCTTTTGACCGTAAGCCATTCGTGGATACATTATTAAATAACGGTTCTAAGCCAGCAACAGGATTAATTCCTGATAACTTCATTAAAGGACCAGATAAAAAAGATTTCCGTGCTGTAAACGGGGATATTGTAAAACCAAACGTGAAAGAAGCGAAGAAATATTGGGAAGCTGGTAAAAAAGAACTTGGTAAAAATGAAATCGAATTAGAATTATTAAATGAAGATGTAGAGTTATCAAAGAAAACTGGTGAATATTTAAAAGGTGAATTAGAAAAGAATTTACCAGGTTTAACAGTAAAAATTAAACAACAACCATTCGCACAAAAACTAAAATTAGAAGATGCGGGCGATTATGTCATGTCATTCTCTGGATGGAGTGCGGACTTCCCAGATCCAATTACATATCTTGATATGTTTGTAACAGATGGGTCACAAAATAAGATGAAGTACTCTAATCCAAAATACGATGAAATCATTATGAAGGCGAAAAAAGATGGAAGCGATGTAAATGCTCGTTGGAAGAACTTATTAGAAGCAGAAAAAATGTTACTTGATGATGCTGCGATCGTTCCAGTATATCAACGTGGTAGAGCATATTTACAAAGAGATTCAATTAAAAATATGTATAACCATAAATATGGCGGCGATTTAAGCTTTAAATGGGCGTCAGTAGAGAAATAA
- the mecA gene encoding adaptor protein MecA, with product MDIERINDHTMKFFITYIDIEDRGFNREEIWYDRERSEELFWEMMDEARDHDDFFIDGPLWIQVQAVDKGIEVLVTKAELSKDGQKLELPIGVDKIIDIPLDEGIESLFQQELVEEVEEQTGTNFNEDGTFGFLIKFNDFEDVISLSHRLIFEDIKDELYSFEDRYYVYVEFDEVLHDEEEIDRILSIILEYGEESTLTIHRVSEYGKQIVKEHALETIRNNFPAKT from the coding sequence TTGGATATTGAAAGAATTAATGATCATACGATGAAATTTTTTATTACGTACATTGATATAGAGGATAGAGGATTTAATCGTGAAGAAATTTGGTATGATCGCGAACGAAGTGAAGAGCTCTTTTGGGAGATGATGGACGAAGCTCGTGATCATGACGATTTCTTTATTGATGGACCGTTATGGATTCAAGTGCAAGCAGTCGATAAAGGGATTGAAGTACTTGTCACGAAAGCAGAGCTTTCAAAGGACGGACAAAAGCTGGAACTACCGATAGGGGTAGACAAAATTATAGATATTCCTCTAGATGAAGGCATCGAATCATTATTCCAACAAGAATTAGTCGAAGAGGTAGAAGAACAAACAGGAACAAACTTTAATGAAGATGGTACGTTTGGCTTTTTAATTAAATTTAATGATTTTGAAGATGTCATTTCATTAAGTCATCGTCTTATCTTTGAAGATATAAAAGATGAGCTGTATTCATTTGAGGACCGCTATTATGTATATGTGGAATTCGATGAAGTGCTACATGATGAAGAAGAAATCGATCGTATTTTAAGTATTATTTTAGAATATGGAGAAGAATCAACTTTAACAATTCATCGTGTAAGTGAGTATGGAAAACAAATTGTGAAAGAGCATGCGCTTGAAACGATTCGCAATAATTTTCCTGCTAAAACGTAG
- a CDS encoding GTP pyrophosphokinase, with protein MNRNWEEFLAPYHQAVAELKVKLKGMRTQFAMLTEHSPIEFVTGRVKSVASIIDKAEKRNVPLDRLREDMQDIAGLRMMCQFVDEIKPVVEYLRKRNDFEIVEERDYVTQKKDSGYRSYHVVISYPVQTIQGEQKVLVEIQIRTLAMNFWATIEHSLNYKYSGRFPEDIKIRLQRAAEAAFLLDEEMSSIRLEIQEAQKAFSRKQETKDSES; from the coding sequence ATGAATCGAAATTGGGAAGAATTTTTAGCACCTTACCACCAAGCGGTGGCAGAGCTAAAAGTGAAACTAAAAGGAATGCGTACTCAATTTGCAATGTTAACAGAGCATTCTCCAATTGAGTTTGTAACAGGAAGGGTAAAGTCGGTTGCAAGTATTATTGATAAAGCGGAGAAGAGAAATGTACCGCTAGACCGATTGAGAGAAGATATGCAGGATATTGCTGGGCTTAGAATGATGTGTCAATTTGTTGATGAGATTAAGCCTGTTGTAGAATATCTTCGAAAACGAAATGACTTTGAAATCGTGGAAGAACGTGATTATGTCACGCAAAAGAAAGATAGCGGTTATCGTTCTTATCATGTTGTCATTAGTTATCCTGTTCAAACGATTCAAGGTGAACAAAAAGTATTGGTAGAAATCCAAATACGCACGCTAGCAATGAACTTTTGGGCAACAATTGAGCATTCTTTAAATTATAAATATAGTGGACGTTTTCCTGAAGATATTAAAATACGATTGCAACGTGCAGCTGAAGCGGCGTTTTTATTAGATGAAGAAATGTCTTCTATTCGTCTTGAAATTCAAGAAGCGCAAAAGGCTTTTTCAAGAAAGCAAGAAACGAAAGATTCCGAATCATAA
- a CDS encoding CYTH domain-containing protein — MTQEIEIEFKNIVTKEEFDTLCKSFSIEAFTKQVNHYFETPDFSLKEAGSALRIRHKGETYTLTLKQPAEIGLLETHQVVTEDEAKMMMETNTIIQGAVVDQLHKLQIPVSALTYMGSLTTERAETLFKGGTLVFDHSFYYNHDDYEIEFEVQDEETGKAAFIHLLTQHNIPVRHTNNKVKRFFLAKQKKAR, encoded by the coding sequence ATGACACAAGAAATTGAAATTGAATTCAAAAATATCGTTACAAAAGAAGAATTCGATACATTATGTAAATCGTTTTCTATTGAAGCATTTACAAAACAAGTGAATCACTACTTTGAAACACCTGACTTCTCGTTAAAAGAAGCTGGCTCTGCACTTCGTATTCGTCATAAAGGAGAAACTTATACGTTAACGTTGAAACAACCTGCAGAAATCGGTTTATTAGAAACGCATCAAGTCGTAACAGAAGACGAAGCAAAAATGATGATGGAAACAAACACAATCATTCAAGGAGCAGTAGTAGATCAATTACACAAATTACAAATTCCTGTTTCTGCTTTAACATATATGGGTAGTTTAACAACAGAAAGAGCAGAAACATTATTTAAAGGCGGAACGCTTGTCTTTGATCATAGTTTCTATTACAATCACGATGATTATGAAATTGAATTTGAAGTGCAAGATGAAGAAACAGGAAAAGCTGCATTTATTCATTTATTAACGCAACATAACATACCTGTTCGCCATACAAATAACAAAGTAAAACGCTTTTTCCTTGCCAAACAAAAAAAAGCACGCTAA
- a CDS encoding cardiolipin synthase, translated as MKNTLKLIFFILLLFALFVSLRMFIDVAFYSDVIGIKDVSILGIISILFTVSAFLIGCVIFLENRHPSKTLTWLIVLGIFPVFGFFAYLLFGQNFRRKRMFQKKALLDEQAFLQYKGHEDYEERILRNHKHQELLFRLADRLGALNISFQTETRTLTNGDETFRAILNGLKRAKHHIHMEYYIVRDDKLGTEIKDILIQKSKEGVVVRFLYDAVGSFKLSKSYIEELNDAGVEMIPFFPVRFPILNDKINYRNHRKIVVIDGNEGFVGGLNIGDEYLGKNKYFGFWRDTHLYLRGEAVQSLQLIFLQDWFYMTGEAVLAPEYLQAKAVEGDHWGGVQLVAGGPDNKWETIKHLYFAMIASARKSIWIATPYFIPDDDILSALKVAALAGIDVRLLMPSKPDKRTVFYASRSYFPELLDAGVKIYEYEKGFLHSKIVIVDSDLASIGTANMDMRSFHLNFEVNAFLYDTDSIRKLVQDFKDDLEESSEIHGDHFHKRRLHRRIVESTYRLLSPLL; from the coding sequence ATGAAAAATACGTTAAAGCTGATTTTCTTTATACTGCTATTGTTCGCATTATTTGTTTCGTTACGTATGTTTATTGATGTAGCATTTTATTCAGATGTGATTGGGATAAAAGATGTTTCGATTTTAGGTATTATTAGTATTTTATTTACAGTATCTGCGTTTTTAATTGGTTGCGTTATTTTCTTAGAAAATCGACATCCATCTAAAACACTTACATGGTTAATTGTTTTAGGAATTTTTCCGGTATTTGGTTTCTTTGCTTATTTATTATTCGGACAAAATTTTCGAAGAAAAAGAATGTTCCAAAAGAAGGCGTTACTTGATGAACAGGCGTTTTTACAATATAAAGGGCATGAAGATTACGAAGAACGAATTTTACGCAATCATAAGCATCAAGAACTGTTATTTCGTTTAGCGGATCGATTAGGAGCTTTAAATATTTCATTTCAAACTGAAACGAGGACATTAACAAATGGAGATGAAACGTTTCGGGCTATTTTAAATGGGTTAAAACGAGCGAAACATCACATTCATATGGAATATTACATTGTGCGTGATGATAAATTAGGAACAGAAATTAAAGATATTTTAATACAAAAATCGAAAGAAGGCGTTGTTGTTCGCTTTTTATATGATGCGGTTGGAAGTTTTAAGTTATCGAAATCGTATATTGAAGAATTAAACGATGCAGGTGTAGAAATGATTCCATTCTTTCCTGTGCGCTTTCCGATTTTAAACGATAAGATTAATTATCGAAATCATAGGAAAATTGTTGTGATTGATGGGAACGAAGGATTTGTAGGCGGATTAAATATCGGTGATGAGTATTTAGGGAAAAATAAATATTTTGGCTTTTGGCGAGATACGCATTTGTATTTACGTGGTGAAGCGGTTCAAAGTTTACAACTTATTTTCCTTCAAGACTGGTTTTATATGACTGGAGAGGCTGTGCTAGCCCCTGAATATTTACAAGCAAAAGCAGTTGAGGGTGATCATTGGGGAGGAGTGCAGCTAGTTGCAGGTGGCCCCGATAATAAGTGGGAAACGATTAAGCATTTATATTTCGCAATGATCGCTTCTGCTCGGAAATCAATTTGGATTGCAACGCCGTATTTTATTCCGGATGATGATATTTTATCCGCATTAAAGGTTGCTGCACTTGCTGGTATTGATGTTCGTTTATTAATGCCGAGTAAACCGGATAAGCGTACTGTCTTTTACGCATCGAGATCGTACTTCCCAGAGCTTTTAGATGCAGGAGTAAAGATATATGAATACGAAAAAGGTTTTCTTCATAGTAAAATTGTCATCGTTGATTCTGATTTAGCTTCAATTGGGACAGCTAATATGGATATGAGAAGTTTTCATTTGAATTTTGAAGTAAATGCCTTTTTATATGATACAGATAGCATTCGAAAACTTGTTCAAGACTTTAAAGATGATTTAGAAGAATCAAGTGAAATTCATGGTGATCATTTTCATAAAAGACGTCTTCATAGACGAATTGTTGAATCAACGTACCGATTATTATCACCTTTATTATAA
- a CDS encoding competence protein CoiA has product MITIFIAKRENGEKIHLLYNCNEELLRRMRQQERFFCVACGKEVQMKLGKQKSWHFAHKKVDSCLAFYEAESKYHMHGKELLYRWFKRQNFQVDIEYYLPEIKQRPDVFVERAGRKIAIEYQCANLAIEQLYKRTYSYWQAGIQVIWIVGGNQLKKQSAYWMKFSSLMAFSLQSYPQPLLIFFCPKQKSFMKCAFVTPFSTNVFFSHTIYLPTDATTFEMLFSPVPFGKERLGEEWKKRKKNFRQNALPIWNYNYKSLLRLLYQFKCTPASFPSEIGVPLPSAFAFQTNPFIWQAFLYMKCIGELTVGECISLQYVCSYVKRYTKRRILPYFSQHIWKMAVTEYMTFLCYIGVLRKVRTYTYRKIRDAVMLKTEEEIMKHDEICLIHALSLFEANFNMRGGKADIIKNDCEGIT; this is encoded by the coding sequence GTGATTACGATATTTATCGCTAAAAGAGAAAACGGTGAAAAAATTCATTTACTCTATAATTGTAATGAAGAGCTTTTGCGCCGTATGCGTCAACAAGAACGATTCTTTTGTGTAGCTTGCGGAAAGGAAGTGCAAATGAAATTAGGGAAACAAAAAAGTTGGCATTTTGCTCATAAAAAAGTGGATTCATGTCTTGCCTTTTATGAAGCGGAATCAAAGTATCATATGCATGGTAAAGAATTGTTATATAGATGGTTCAAACGTCAAAACTTTCAGGTGGATATAGAGTACTACCTCCCAGAAATTAAGCAACGACCAGATGTTTTTGTGGAGAGGGCGGGTAGAAAAATTGCAATTGAATACCAATGTGCAAACCTCGCTATAGAGCAGCTGTACAAAAGAACATATTCGTATTGGCAAGCTGGTATACAGGTCATTTGGATCGTTGGTGGAAATCAATTGAAAAAGCAATCTGCATATTGGATGAAATTTTCCTCACTTATGGCTTTCTCCTTACAATCTTATCCTCAGCCACTTCTTATTTTCTTCTGTCCGAAACAAAAATCATTTATGAAATGTGCATTTGTCACTCCCTTTTCTACAAATGTTTTTTTCTCACATACTATATATTTACCAACTGATGCGACTACTTTTGAAATGCTTTTTTCTCCTGTTCCTTTCGGGAAAGAAAGATTGGGTGAAGAGTGGAAGAAGAGAAAGAAAAACTTTCGCCAAAATGCCTTACCGATTTGGAATTATAATTATAAGTCATTATTACGCCTCTTATATCAATTTAAATGTACCCCAGCGAGCTTTCCTTCTGAAATTGGTGTTCCACTCCCTTCTGCATTTGCTTTTCAAACAAACCCATTTATATGGCAAGCTTTTCTATATATGAAGTGTATAGGGGAGCTTACAGTGGGAGAGTGTATTTCTCTTCAATACGTGTGTAGTTATGTAAAAAGGTATACGAAAAGGCGGATACTTCCGTACTTTTCGCAGCACATATGGAAAATGGCAGTTACTGAATATATGACATTTTTATGCTATATAGGTGTTTTACGTAAAGTGAGAACTTATACGTACCGAAAAATAAGGGATGCCGTGATGTTAAAAACAGAGGAGGAAATTATGAAACATGATGAGATTTGCTTAATACATGCGCTATCTTTATTTGAGGCAAATTTTAACATGAGAGGAGGAAAAGCGGATATAATAAAGAATGATTGTGAAGGAATTACATAA
- the spx gene encoding transcriptional regulator Spx — MVTLYSSPSCTSCRKAKLWLEENHIPYTERNIFSDPLTIEEIKEILRMTESGTDEIISTRSKVFQELNVNLESLPLQDLYKMIRDYPGILRRPIMIDEKRLQVGYNEDEIRRFLPRTVRTFQLREAQRLVN; from the coding sequence ATGGTAACATTATATAGTTCTCCAAGCTGTACGTCTTGTAGAAAGGCGAAATTATGGCTAGAGGAAAATCATATTCCCTATACAGAACGTAATATTTTCTCAGATCCATTAACGATTGAGGAAATTAAAGAGATTTTACGTATGACAGAAAGCGGAACGGATGAGATTATTTCTACTCGTTCGAAAGTTTTCCAAGAATTGAATGTAAACTTAGAGTCTTTACCACTTCAAGATTTATATAAGATGATTCGTGACTATCCAGGGATTTTACGTCGTCCAATTATGATTGACGAGAAACGCCTTCAAGTTGGTTACAACGAAGACGAAATTCGTCGTTTCTTACCACGTACAGTAAGAACGTTCCAATTACGTGAAGCACAACGTCTTGTAAATTAA